A part of Ziziphus jujuba cultivar Dongzao chromosome 8, ASM3175591v1 genomic DNA contains:
- the LOC107414866 gene encoding protein EXPORTIN 1A isoform X2, whose translation MAAEKLRDLSQPIDVSLLDATVAAFYGTGSKEERTAADQILRDLQNNPDMWLQVVHILQNTKNLNTKFFALQVLEGVIKYRWNALPVEQRDGMKNYISDVIVQLSSNEASFRLERLYVNKLNIILVQILKHDWPARWRSFIPDLVSAAKTSETICENCMAILKLLSEEVFDFSRGEMTQQKIKELKQSLNSEFQLIHELCLYVLSASQRTELVRATLSTLHAFLSWIPLGYIFESPLLETLLKFFPVPSYRNLTLQCLTEVAALSFGEYYNVQYVKMYTIFMVQLQTILPPTTNIPEAYAHGSGEEQAFIQNLALFFTSFYKSHIRVLETTQENTTALLLGLEYLINISYVDDTEVFKVCLDYWNSLVLELFEAHHNLDNPAAAASMMGLQMPLLPGMVDGLGSQLMQRRQLYAGPMSKLRMLMICRMAKPEEVLIVEDENGNIVRETMKDNDVLVQYKIMRETLIYLSHLDHEDTEKQMLKKLSKQLSGEDWTWNNLNTLCWAIGSISGSMMEEQENRFLVMVIRDLLNLCEITKGKDNKAVIASNIMYVVGQYPRFLRAHWKFLKTVVNKLFEFMHETHPGVQDMACDTFLKIVQKCKRKFVIVQVGENEPFVSELLSGLPTTVADLEPHQIHTFYESVGHMIQAESDPQKRDEYLQRLMELPNQKWAEIIGQARLSVDFLKDQEVIRTVLNILQTNTSVASSLGTYFLPQISLIFLDMLNVYRMYSELISNSIAEGGPFASKTSYVKLLRSVKRETLKLIETFLDKAEDQPQIGKQFVPPMMDPVLGDYARNLPDARESEVLSLFATIINKYKGAMIEDVPRIFEAVFQCTLEMITKNFEDYPEHRLKFFSLLRAIATHCFPALIRLSSQQLKLVMDSIIWAFRHTERNIAETGLNLLLEMLKNFQNSEFCNQFYRTYFLTIEQEIFAVLTDTFHKPGFKLHVLVLQHLFCLVETGLLTEPLWDVTTVPYPYPSNAIFVREYTIKLLSTSFPNMTAAEVTQFVNGLFESRNDLSTFKNHIRDFLVQSKEFSAQDNKDLYAEEAAAQRERERQRMLSIPGLIAPNEIQDEMLDS comes from the exons ATGGCGGCCGAGAAGCTTAGGGATTTGAGCCAACCGATTGACGTAAGCTTGCTTGATGCCACCGTTGCGGCCTTCTATGGCACCGGATCTAAGGAAGAG AGGACAGCTGCGGACCAAATTCTACGGGACTTGCAAAATAATCCTGATATGTGGCTCCAAGTAGTGCACATTCTACAGAACACAAAAAACCTTAATACCAAGTTCTTTGCCTTGCAG GTTTTAGAAGGTGTTATCAAGTATAGATGGAATGCATTGCCTGTAGAACAGCGAGATGGAATGAAAAATTACATTTCTGATGTAATTGTACAG CTTTCAAGCAATGAGGCCTCTTTTCGGTTGGAGAGGCTGTATGTCAACAAACTCAATATCATATTGGTTCAG ATTTTGAAGCATGATTGGCCGGCAAGATGGCGAAGCTTCATTCCTGATCTTGTTTCAGCTGCTAAAACTAGTGAAACAATTTGTGAGAATTGTATGGCCATATTGAAG CTTCTAAGCGAAGAGGTTTTTGATTTCTCAAGGGGGGAGATGACCCAACAGAAGATTAAGGAGCTCAAACAATCATTAAACAG TGAGTTTCAACTCATTCATGAGTTATGCTTATATGTTCTATCAGCATCACAAAGAACTGAGCTTGTACGTGCAACACTGTCCACATTGCATGCTTTCCTTTCATGGATTCCCTTGGGATATATTTTTGAATCCCCATTG CTTGAAACGCTTTTAAAATTCTTTCCTGTGCCATCATATCGGAACCTGACTCTTCAGTGTCTAACGGAG GTTGCAGCTCTTAGTTTTGGGGAGTACTATAATGTACAATATGTTAAGATGTACACTATATTCATGGTGCAGTTACAG ACCATTCTCCCTCCTACAACCAATATTCCTGAAGCTTATGCACATGGGTCTGGTGAGGAACAG GCTTTTATTCAGAACTTGGCTCTGTTTTTCACTTCATTTTATAAG TCTCACATCCGTGTATTGGAGACCACTCAAGAGAATACAACAGCATTACTCTTGGGACTTGAATATCTTATTAACATTTCATATGTGGATGACACAGAAGTTTTTAAG GTTTGCTTAGACTATTGGAATTCCTTGGTGCTGGAGCTATTTGAGGCACACCATAATCTGGATAATCCTGCTGCAGCTGCAAGTATGATGGGATTGCAG ATGCCTTTACTTCCTGGCATGGTAGACGGCCTTGGTTCTCAACTAATGCAGAGGCGGCAGTTATATGCTGGTCCAATGTCAAAGTTGAGAATGCTTATGATCTGCCGTATGGCTAAGCCAGAGGAGGTTCTGATAGTTGAAGATGAAAATGGGAACATTGTTCGTGAAACCATGAAGGACAATGATGTTCTTGTTCAATATAAG ATCATGAGGGAGACACTAATATACTTGTCACATCTTGATCATGAGGACACTGAGAAGCAG atGCTGAAGAAATTAAGCAAACAATTGAGTGGTGAGGATTGGACATGGAACAACTTAAACACATTATGCTGGGCAATTGGGTCCATATCTGGTTCCATGATGGAGGAACAG GAAAACAGATTTTTGGTGATGGTCATTCGTGATTTACTGAATTTATGTGAGATCACGAAGGGAAAGGATAACAAAGCTGTAATTGCAAGTAACATTAT GTATGTTGTTGGACAGTACCCAAGGTTTTTAAGAGCACATTGGAAGTTCCTGAAGACTGTTGTTAATAAATTGTTTGAGTTCATGCATGAAACACATCCTGGAGTTCag GATATGGCATGTGACACATTCCTGAAAATTGTCCAGAAGTGCAAGCGCAAATTTGTTATTGTACAG GTTGGAGAAAATGAACCATTTGTATCTGAACTTCTATCAGGCCTTCCAACAACTGTTGCAGATCTAGAGCCTCACCAGATTCATACGTTTTATGAATCT GTTGGCCATATGATTCAAGCAGAATCTGATCCTCAGAAGAGGGATGAGTATCTTCAGAGGTTAATGGAGCTTCCTAATCAG AAATGGGCTGAAATTATAGGACAGGCACGTTTAAGTGTTGATTTCTTGAAGGATCAAGAGGTGATACGGACTGTGCTGAACATATTGCAG ACAAATACAAGTGTTGCCAGTTCTCTTGGTACATATTTCTTACCCCAAATCTCATTGATCTTTCTGGACATGCTTAACGTGTACAG aATGTACAGCGAGCTTATTTCTAACAGCATTGCAGAAGGGGGTCCCTTTGCATCTAAAACATCCTACGTGAAACTTTTACG GTCAGTTAAGAGGGAGACTCTGAAGCTGATCGAGACTTTTTTGGACAAAGCAGAAGATCAACCCCAAATAGGCAAACAATTTGTGCCTCCAATGATGGATCCTGTTCTCGGAGACTATGCTAGGAATCTGCCTGATGCTAGAGAATCTGAAGTTTTGTCCTTGTTTGccacaataataaataa GTACAAGGGTGCAATGATAGAAGATGTGCCTCGCATATTTGAAGCTGTTTTTCAGTGCACGTTGGAG ATgattaccaaaaattttgaaGACTATCCTGAGCATCGTCTAAAGTTCTTTTCATTACTTCGTGCTATTGCCACACATTGTTTTCCTGCCTTGATTCGTTTATCAAGTCAG CAACTAAAGCTTGTGATGGATTCAATTATCTGGGCGTTTCGGCACACAGAGAGAAATATTGCTGAAACTGGATTAAACCTATTGTTGGAAATGCTGAAGAACTTTCAG AATTCTGAGTTCTGTAATCAATTCTACCGTACGTACTTTTTGACAATTGAGCAAGAAATATTTGCTGTCTTGACGGACACTTTTCATAAGCCTGGATTCAAGTTGCATGTCTTGGTGCTTCAACATTTGTTTTGTCTG GTAGAAACTGGTTTGTTGACGGAGCCGTTATGGGATGTTACAACTGTTCCTTATCCTTATCCAAGTAATGCAATCTTTGTTCGGGAATACACTATAAAACTCTTGAGTACGTCGTTTCCCAACATGACTGCAGCAGAG GTCACTCAATTTGTGAATGGACTTTTTGAGTCGAGAAATGACCTCtccacatttaaaaatcatataagGGATTTTCTTGTGCAATCTAAAGAATTTTCAGCACAG GACAACAAAGATCTTTATGCTGAGGAGGCTGCTGctcagagagaaagagagcggCAAAGAATGCTCTCTATTCCAGGTCTTATTGCTCCAAATGAGATACAAGATGAAATGTTGGACTCATAG
- the LOC107414866 gene encoding protein EXPORTIN 1A isoform X1: MRPLFGWRGCMSTNSISYWFRKFVGIQNLSGKLLTFTIQILKHDWPARWRSFIPDLVSAAKTSETICENCMAILKLLSEEVFDFSRGEMTQQKIKELKQSLNSEFQLIHELCLYVLSASQRTELVRATLSTLHAFLSWIPLGYIFESPLLETLLKFFPVPSYRNLTLQCLTEVAALSFGEYYNVQYVKMYTIFMVQLQTILPPTTNIPEAYAHGSGEEQAFIQNLALFFTSFYKSHIRVLETTQENTTALLLGLEYLINISYVDDTEVFKVCLDYWNSLVLELFEAHHNLDNPAAAASMMGLQMPLLPGMVDGLGSQLMQRRQLYAGPMSKLRMLMICRMAKPEEVLIVEDENGNIVRETMKDNDVLVQYKIMRETLIYLSHLDHEDTEKQMLKKLSKQLSGEDWTWNNLNTLCWAIGSISGSMMEEQENRFLVMVIRDLLNLCEITKGKDNKAVIASNIMYVVGQYPRFLRAHWKFLKTVVNKLFEFMHETHPGVQDMACDTFLKIVQKCKRKFVIVQVGENEPFVSELLSGLPTTVADLEPHQIHTFYESVGHMIQAESDPQKRDEYLQRLMELPNQKWAEIIGQARLSVDFLKDQEVIRTVLNILQTNTSVASSLGTYFLPQISLIFLDMLNVYRMYSELISNSIAEGGPFASKTSYVKLLRSVKRETLKLIETFLDKAEDQPQIGKQFVPPMMDPVLGDYARNLPDARESEVLSLFATIINKYKGAMIEDVPRIFEAVFQCTLEMITKNFEDYPEHRLKFFSLLRAIATHCFPALIRLSSQQLKLVMDSIIWAFRHTERNIAETGLNLLLEMLKNFQNSEFCNQFYRTYFLTIEQEIFAVLTDTFHKPGFKLHVLVLQHLFCLVETGLLTEPLWDVTTVPYPYPSNAIFVREYTIKLLSTSFPNMTAAEVTQFVNGLFESRNDLSTFKNHIRDFLVQSKEFSAQDNKDLYAEEAAAQRERERQRMLSIPGLIAPNEIQDEMLDS; encoded by the exons ATGAGGCCTCTTTTCGGTTGGAGAGGCTGTATGTCAACAAACTCAATATCATATTGGTTCAG AAAGTTTGTGGGCATCCAAAATCTCTCTGGTAAATTGCTTACTTTCACCATACAGATTTTGAAGCATGATTGGCCGGCAAGATGGCGAAGCTTCATTCCTGATCTTGTTTCAGCTGCTAAAACTAGTGAAACAATTTGTGAGAATTGTATGGCCATATTGAAG CTTCTAAGCGAAGAGGTTTTTGATTTCTCAAGGGGGGAGATGACCCAACAGAAGATTAAGGAGCTCAAACAATCATTAAACAG TGAGTTTCAACTCATTCATGAGTTATGCTTATATGTTCTATCAGCATCACAAAGAACTGAGCTTGTACGTGCAACACTGTCCACATTGCATGCTTTCCTTTCATGGATTCCCTTGGGATATATTTTTGAATCCCCATTG CTTGAAACGCTTTTAAAATTCTTTCCTGTGCCATCATATCGGAACCTGACTCTTCAGTGTCTAACGGAG GTTGCAGCTCTTAGTTTTGGGGAGTACTATAATGTACAATATGTTAAGATGTACACTATATTCATGGTGCAGTTACAG ACCATTCTCCCTCCTACAACCAATATTCCTGAAGCTTATGCACATGGGTCTGGTGAGGAACAG GCTTTTATTCAGAACTTGGCTCTGTTTTTCACTTCATTTTATAAG TCTCACATCCGTGTATTGGAGACCACTCAAGAGAATACAACAGCATTACTCTTGGGACTTGAATATCTTATTAACATTTCATATGTGGATGACACAGAAGTTTTTAAG GTTTGCTTAGACTATTGGAATTCCTTGGTGCTGGAGCTATTTGAGGCACACCATAATCTGGATAATCCTGCTGCAGCTGCAAGTATGATGGGATTGCAG ATGCCTTTACTTCCTGGCATGGTAGACGGCCTTGGTTCTCAACTAATGCAGAGGCGGCAGTTATATGCTGGTCCAATGTCAAAGTTGAGAATGCTTATGATCTGCCGTATGGCTAAGCCAGAGGAGGTTCTGATAGTTGAAGATGAAAATGGGAACATTGTTCGTGAAACCATGAAGGACAATGATGTTCTTGTTCAATATAAG ATCATGAGGGAGACACTAATATACTTGTCACATCTTGATCATGAGGACACTGAGAAGCAG atGCTGAAGAAATTAAGCAAACAATTGAGTGGTGAGGATTGGACATGGAACAACTTAAACACATTATGCTGGGCAATTGGGTCCATATCTGGTTCCATGATGGAGGAACAG GAAAACAGATTTTTGGTGATGGTCATTCGTGATTTACTGAATTTATGTGAGATCACGAAGGGAAAGGATAACAAAGCTGTAATTGCAAGTAACATTAT GTATGTTGTTGGACAGTACCCAAGGTTTTTAAGAGCACATTGGAAGTTCCTGAAGACTGTTGTTAATAAATTGTTTGAGTTCATGCATGAAACACATCCTGGAGTTCag GATATGGCATGTGACACATTCCTGAAAATTGTCCAGAAGTGCAAGCGCAAATTTGTTATTGTACAG GTTGGAGAAAATGAACCATTTGTATCTGAACTTCTATCAGGCCTTCCAACAACTGTTGCAGATCTAGAGCCTCACCAGATTCATACGTTTTATGAATCT GTTGGCCATATGATTCAAGCAGAATCTGATCCTCAGAAGAGGGATGAGTATCTTCAGAGGTTAATGGAGCTTCCTAATCAG AAATGGGCTGAAATTATAGGACAGGCACGTTTAAGTGTTGATTTCTTGAAGGATCAAGAGGTGATACGGACTGTGCTGAACATATTGCAG ACAAATACAAGTGTTGCCAGTTCTCTTGGTACATATTTCTTACCCCAAATCTCATTGATCTTTCTGGACATGCTTAACGTGTACAG aATGTACAGCGAGCTTATTTCTAACAGCATTGCAGAAGGGGGTCCCTTTGCATCTAAAACATCCTACGTGAAACTTTTACG GTCAGTTAAGAGGGAGACTCTGAAGCTGATCGAGACTTTTTTGGACAAAGCAGAAGATCAACCCCAAATAGGCAAACAATTTGTGCCTCCAATGATGGATCCTGTTCTCGGAGACTATGCTAGGAATCTGCCTGATGCTAGAGAATCTGAAGTTTTGTCCTTGTTTGccacaataataaataa GTACAAGGGTGCAATGATAGAAGATGTGCCTCGCATATTTGAAGCTGTTTTTCAGTGCACGTTGGAG ATgattaccaaaaattttgaaGACTATCCTGAGCATCGTCTAAAGTTCTTTTCATTACTTCGTGCTATTGCCACACATTGTTTTCCTGCCTTGATTCGTTTATCAAGTCAG CAACTAAAGCTTGTGATGGATTCAATTATCTGGGCGTTTCGGCACACAGAGAGAAATATTGCTGAAACTGGATTAAACCTATTGTTGGAAATGCTGAAGAACTTTCAG AATTCTGAGTTCTGTAATCAATTCTACCGTACGTACTTTTTGACAATTGAGCAAGAAATATTTGCTGTCTTGACGGACACTTTTCATAAGCCTGGATTCAAGTTGCATGTCTTGGTGCTTCAACATTTGTTTTGTCTG GTAGAAACTGGTTTGTTGACGGAGCCGTTATGGGATGTTACAACTGTTCCTTATCCTTATCCAAGTAATGCAATCTTTGTTCGGGAATACACTATAAAACTCTTGAGTACGTCGTTTCCCAACATGACTGCAGCAGAG GTCACTCAATTTGTGAATGGACTTTTTGAGTCGAGAAATGACCTCtccacatttaaaaatcatataagGGATTTTCTTGTGCAATCTAAAGAATTTTCAGCACAG GACAACAAAGATCTTTATGCTGAGGAGGCTGCTGctcagagagaaagagagcggCAAAGAATGCTCTCTATTCCAGGTCTTATTGCTCCAAATGAGATACAAGATGAAATGTTGGACTCATAG
- the LOC107414867 gene encoding anthocyanidin 3-O-glucosyltransferase UFGT, whose product MINQTQEPKIQHHVAVLAFPFGTHAAPLLSIVRRLAAAVPPNNTTVFSFFNTCHSNSSIFSSAAPNDNIKPYNVSDGVPEGYQFQGKPQEKIELFVKAAPQSFREAFDVAVRETGKEVTCLLTDAFFWFAADMAQEMRVPWLSFWTAGPTSLSAHLYTDLIRSTLTLPDANYGPPSNAKQKLEFIPGLSKVEVQDLPEGIVFGNLDSIFPSMLHQMGQVLPRATLVFINSFEELDTTITQDLKSKLKKFLNVGPLNLASPPPPSADVNGCIPWLEKQKASSVAYISFGSVMVPPPEELVAIAEALQGSGVPFIWSLRENSWTHLPKGFVEERAKKLQQGMVVSWAPQTEILSHGAVGVFVTHCGWNSLLESIEGGVPMICRPSFGDQRLNARMVQDGWEIGVGLEEGGGEVTFTRDAVLKSLDLVLNQERGKRMRERIKALNQLAKQAVGPKGSSADNFKTLFDDITSPPVQTHRHD is encoded by the exons ATGATCAACCAGACCCAAGAGCCCAAAATTCAACACCATGTAGCGGTGCTAGCCTTCCCTTTTGGCACCCACGCTGCTCCTCTGCTTTCCATAGTGAGGCGCCTAGCAGCTGCTGTGCCTCCCAATAATACCACTGTTTTCTCCTTCTTCAACACCTGCCACTCCAACAGCTCCATCTTCTCCTCCGCAGCACCTAATGACAACATAAAGCCGTACAACGTCTCCGATGGGGTGCCGGAAGGATATCAGTTCCAGGGAAAGCCCCAGGAGAAGATAGAGTTATTCGTCAAGGCGGCCCCGCAGAGCTTTCGGGAGGCTTTCGATGTGGCAGTGAGGGAGACTGGGAAGGAGGTGACATGTTTGCTCACCGAcgcttttttttggtttgcggCGGATATGGCTCAAGAGATGAGAGTGCCTTGGCTTTCCTTTTGGACCGCCGGACCAACCTCTCTATCTGCTCATCTCTACACCGATCTTATTAGAAGCACCCTTACTCTTCCGGATGCAAATTAtg GTCCGCCAAGCAATGCAAAACAGAAGCTGGAATTCATCCCGGGATTATCCAAAGTTGAGGTTCAGGATTTGCCGGAGGGAATTGTGTTTGGGAACTTGGATTCCATATTCCCTAGCATGCTTCATCAAATGGGACAGGTTCTACCTCGAGCAACCTTAGTTTTCATAAACTCCTTTGAGGAACTAGATACAACCATAACACAAGATTTGAAGTCCAAGCTGAAGAAATTCCTCAACGTTGGACCCTTAAACCTGGCATCACCGCCACCGCCATCTGCGGATGTCAACGGTTGCATTCCATGGCTGGAGAAGCAGAAAGCTTCGTCCGTGGCTTACATAAGCTTTGGTTCAGTCATGGTTCCTCCACCAGAGGAGCTCGTGGCGATTGCGGAAGCGTTACAAGGAAGCGGAGTTCCATTCATATGGTCCCTCAGAGAAAACTCATGGACGCATTTGCCAAAGGGGTTCGTGGAGGAGAGGGCAAAGAAGCTACAACAAGGAATGGTGGTTTCATGGGCTCCCCAGACGGAGATTCTGTCTCACGGAGCTGTGGGAGTTTTCGTCACGCACTGTGGATGGAACTCCTTGTTGGAAAGCATTGAAGGTGGAGTCCCCATGATTTGTAGGCCATCCTTCGGGGACCAAAGGCTGAATGCAAGGATGGTACAGGATGGGTGGGAAATCGGTGTGGGACTTGAAGAAGGTGGAGGAGAGGTCACGTTCACAAGAGATGCGGTATTGAAAAGTTTGGATCTGGTTTTAAATCAAGAAAGAGGGAAAAGGATGAGGGAGAGGATTAAGGCACTAAACCAACTTGCAAAACAGGCAGTTGGTCCCAAAGGAAGCTCTGCGGACAACTTCAAAACATTGTTTGACGATATAACAAGCCCACCTGTGCAAACACACAGACATGATTGA